The proteins below are encoded in one region of Candidatus Omnitrophota bacterium:
- the tadA gene encoding tRNA adenosine(34) deaminase TadA: MSKLDQYYMSEALKEAQKAFDADDVPVGAVIVHEGRVIARAHNQIKLLKDPTAHAEMIAITQAASYLANERLLNTTMYVTIEPCSMCAGALVLARVKRLVYGACDPRTGACHSVFKITDNKRLNHRIKTEKGVLEKECVWMLKEFFKKKRVR, from the coding sequence GCAGAAGGCTTTTGATGCCGATGATGTGCCGGTAGGGGCGGTTATCGTGCACGAGGGGCGGGTTATTGCCAGAGCCCATAATCAGATAAAATTGCTCAAAGACCCTACCGCTCACGCCGAGATGATAGCCATTACGCAGGCGGCCTCCTACCTGGCCAACGAGCGTTTGCTAAATACAACCATGTATGTTACAATTGAACCGTGTTCTATGTGCGCCGGAGCGCTTGTATTGGCTCGCGTAAAAAGGTTGGTTTACGGGGCATGCGACCCCAGGACAGGCGCATGCCATTCGGTCTTTAAGATCACCGATAATAAGCGATTAAATCACAGAATAAAGACTGAAAAAGGTGTATTGGAAAAAGAGTGCGTCTGGATGCTGAAAGAGTTCTTTAAGAAGAAACGGGTTAGATAA
- a CDS encoding metallophosphoesterase → MKKTLRILGLVLLIGIVYSLIPVTALYLGKDVSGPTNEQIIEKLKNNKGNVFSFIVFGDNHAGFIFNDSAFLKIIHNINRENRFKKLNIDFVTNLGDISFIKGTEWDYRLYDRLRAKIKWPVISLMGNHDDEKGSDRRFKKYLGKKEFTFTDRNSYFIVLDNNITSLSEEQCKWLEEELQKSASYAHRFIFMHKQAMSLYQQSWFRPELGSWSYRFMKLCEKYKVDIVFAGHEHMFREATYGGVRYVMSGGAGMLNQIPEADGGYLHYLVVRVYGDYVDFEVRKIFPPLWEYFTYYMWKELFYLLKDVFC, encoded by the coding sequence ATGAAGAAGACTTTAAGGATACTGGGGCTGGTATTACTGATAGGGATAGTCTATTCTCTTATCCCCGTCACAGCACTGTATTTAGGGAAAGATGTAAGCGGGCCAACCAATGAACAGATCATCGAAAAGCTGAAAAACAATAAGGGTAATGTATTTTCGTTTATTGTTTTCGGCGACAACCACGCAGGCTTTATATTTAATGACAGCGCTTTCTTAAAAATAATACACAATATAAACAGGGAAAATAGATTCAAGAAGCTGAATATAGACTTTGTGACGAACCTCGGCGATATATCCTTCATTAAAGGCACAGAGTGGGATTACCGTTTATATGACAGGCTGCGCGCAAAAATAAAATGGCCGGTCATAAGCTTGATGGGTAATCATGACGATGAAAAAGGCAGCGACCGCAGGTTTAAAAAATATTTAGGCAAGAAAGAGTTCACCTTTACCGATCGGAACTCATACTTTATAGTTTTGGACAATAATATAACTTCGTTATCGGAAGAGCAGTGCAAGTGGCTCGAAGAGGAGCTGCAAAAATCAGCGTCTTACGCTCACCGTTTCATATTCATGCATAAACAGGCTATGTCATTGTACCAGCAATCGTGGTTCAGGCCGGAATTGGGCAGCTGGTCCTACCGATTCATGAAGTTGTGCGAAAAATACAAGGTGGATATTGTGTTTGCCGGCCATGAACACATGTTCAGAGAGGCAACTTATGGCGGCGTGCGGTATGTAATGTCAGGTGGAGCGGGGATGCTTAACCAGATACCGGAAGCCGATGGCGGATATCTGCATTACCTGGTGGTACGCGTGTATGGCGATTATGTAGATTTCGAAGTGCGCAAGATTTTCCCGCCGCTTTGGGAATATTTCACATACTATATGTGGAAAGAGCTGTTTTATCTTTTGAAGGATGTATTTTGCTAA
- a CDS encoding LptF/LptG family permease: MRILRDYILKEFFHSFLLSIVVFTFAFLIGNIIQIANLVINKGVNLLSVMQLLFFMIPWLLSFTFPMASLTSVILTFGRFSSDGELTAMKASGISLYRIAFPIIMVGAMISAATFILNDQISSNASYASRKVIKEIGLKNPTAYLEAGTFIRGFENYVIFIYDVKGNKFKNIRIYQPQEGKPTRTIVAESGEINTFPEKNLLELKLFNGTSEEPSPTDPENFYKLNFRTYYMTIDLAKILKKEKIDKKTREMTMKELRVEIKKDIAQKIDPMPVLVEMYKKINMSIASFVLILIGIPLGIRAHRSEKSIGFGISLLLFAMYWGVFLGGIAMSLRGTLPPSIGVSLPNFVFFVVGVVVFIFTARR; encoded by the coding sequence ATGCGCATATTAAGAGATTACATATTAAAGGAATTTTTCCACTCGTTTTTGCTCTCAATAGTAGTATTCACATTCGCCTTCCTGATAGGTAACATCATACAGATAGCGAACCTTGTAATAAATAAGGGCGTAAACCTGCTATCGGTGATGCAGCTGTTATTCTTCATGATACCGTGGCTCTTAAGTTTCACATTTCCGATGGCGTCACTTACATCGGTAATACTTACATTCGGGAGATTTTCCAGCGACGGCGAGCTTACCGCGATGAAGGCCAGCGGAATAAGCCTTTACCGCATAGCGTTTCCTATAATAATGGTGGGGGCTATGATAAGCGCCGCGACGTTTATATTAAATGACCAGATATCGTCAAACGCGTCTTACGCGTCGAGAAAAGTCATAAAAGAGATAGGTCTAAAAAACCCGACGGCCTATCTTGAGGCCGGTACTTTTATAAGAGGTTTTGAGAATTATGTAATATTCATATACGATGTTAAAGGGAACAAATTCAAAAATATAAGAATATACCAGCCTCAGGAGGGCAAGCCAACCCGCACCATAGTGGCGGAGTCGGGCGAGATAAACACTTTTCCCGAAAAAAATCTGCTGGAACTGAAACTATTTAACGGCACAAGCGAAGAACCGTCGCCTACGGATCCGGAAAATTTTTACAAATTGAATTTCAGGACCTATTATATGACGATAGACCTTGCTAAGATCCTCAAGAAAGAGAAGATAGACAAAAAAACCCGTGAAATGACGATGAAAGAACTGCGTGTCGAGATCAAAAAAGATATAGCGCAAAAGATAGACCCGATGCCTGTGCTGGTAGAAATGTACAAAAAGATAAATATGTCGATAGCGTCGTTTGTGCTTATACTTATAGGCATTCCTCTTGGCATAAGGGCGCACAGGAGTGAGAAATCCATAGGTTTCGGAATAAGCCTTCTATTATTTGCCATGTACTGGGGGGTGTTTTTGGGCGGTATAGCGATGTCGCTGCGGGGGACGTTACCGCCGTCGATAGGAGTCTCTTTACCCAATTTTGTATTTTTTGTGGTTGGTGTGGTGGTGTTTATATTTACAGCAAGGAGGTAG
- the trxB gene encoding thioredoxin-disulfide reductase: MVDIHDIVIVGGGPAGLTAGIYASRARMNTLLLEKIACGGQILTADVIENFPGFPCGTNGPDLADFMLKQAEHFGLVISTREVAKILPKSSQSDPFLIKTVEGDDIKALSVIISTGADWNALGVPGEDKLRGRGVSYCATCDGPLFRNKEVVVVGGGDTALGEAIYLTRFASKVTVIHRRDALRATRILQERAFANKKMELCLKSVVTEIVGTSRVEGVKVKNTATSEEKTIRTDGVFVLIGLSPNSGMFKDLLKLDEKGYIISDEDMKTSIDGIFACGDVRSKPLRQVVTATGEGATAAVSAQHYVEKLKGTDYK, translated from the coding sequence ATGGTAGATATTCACGATATAGTTATAGTGGGCGGCGGGCCCGCGGGCCTTACCGCCGGTATTTACGCTTCACGCGCCCGCATGAATACGCTTCTACTGGAAAAGATCGCCTGCGGCGGGCAGATATTGACAGCCGATGTAATAGAAAATTTTCCCGGGTTCCCCTGCGGTACGAATGGGCCGGACCTGGCGGACTTTATGCTGAAGCAGGCCGAGCATTTTGGCCTTGTGATCTCTACGCGTGAAGTTGCCAAGATATTACCAAAAAGCAGCCAATCCGACCCTTTCCTGATAAAGACGGTCGAAGGCGATGACATAAAGGCTCTTTCTGTAATAATATCCACCGGAGCTGACTGGAACGCTTTGGGCGTGCCGGGTGAGGATAAACTAAGGGGTAGGGGAGTTTCATACTGCGCGACATGCGATGGGCCGCTTTTTAGGAACAAAGAAGTAGTCGTTGTGGGCGGAGGAGATACCGCGCTGGGCGAGGCGATATATCTGACGCGTTTTGCCAGTAAAGTTACCGTTATACACAGGCGCGACGCTTTAAGGGCAACGCGCATATTGCAGGAAAGAGCGTTTGCCAATAAAAAAATGGAGCTTTGCCTAAAGTCGGTTGTTACCGAAATAGTGGGGACCAGCCGTGTCGAAGGCGTAAAAGTTAAAAATACGGCGACTTCCGAAGAAAAAACCATTAGGACTGACGGTGTATTCGTGCTTATAGGCCTTTCACCAAATTCAGGCATGTTTAAGGATCTGCTGAAGCTGGACGAAAAAGGCTATATCATATCAGACGAAGATATGAAGACTTCCATAGATGGTATATTTGCGTGCGGGGATGTCAGGAGCAAGCCATTAAGGCAGGTTGTTACGGCCACGGGAGAAGGCGCAACCGCCGCGGTCAGCGCCCAGCATTACGTCGAGAAGCTAAAAGGAACCGATTATAAATAG
- a CDS encoding class I SAM-dependent rRNA methyltransferase, translating to MQDKIIQLRKGKKGRLKPGHPWIFKGQILKLTSSVRPGDIVTVISSEDDFIGRGYYNPASDISIRLLTFNEEPVDSALIHRKIKEAVEKREFLKEITNAKRLVFSEADAIPGLIVDLYNDTLVIQIYTLGMEKLREEALSALKDVVGPKYIYEKSDSPFRRIEKLKSVKCWVGTPGPAEVEIDEAKVKFIVDIEKGHKTGFYLDQRRSRLALRAIAKGKKVLDLFCYTGGFSINAALGGAKKVLGIDVKSDWLDLARRNAALNNVSGAIDLQASDAFNAIKNICNSGEKFDIIVVDPPSFLRSKKDLITAAKGYKEINTLAFKSLADDGVLCTFSCSHNMPNKMFSDIVKDAAACGGKKFVILKRCRQDKDHPISREIPETEYLKGYFLKTVQ from the coding sequence ATGCAAGATAAGATAATTCAGTTAAGAAAAGGTAAAAAAGGCAGGCTCAAACCCGGCCATCCCTGGATATTCAAGGGCCAAATACTTAAGCTGACCTCATCCGTGAGGCCCGGCGATATCGTCACGGTAATAAGCAGCGAAGATGACTTTATAGGCCGCGGCTATTATAACCCCGCTTCCGACATATCTATACGACTGCTAACATTTAACGAAGAGCCCGTAGACAGCGCCCTTATACACAGAAAAATAAAAGAAGCGGTAGAAAAGAGGGAATTTCTAAAAGAAATAACGAACGCAAAGAGGCTTGTGTTCAGTGAGGCAGACGCGATCCCCGGACTGATAGTCGATCTTTATAATGATACGCTTGTCATCCAAATCTATACGCTTGGGATGGAAAAACTGAGAGAAGAGGCCTTGAGCGCTCTTAAGGACGTGGTAGGTCCAAAATATATATATGAGAAAAGTGATTCACCTTTCAGGAGGATAGAAAAATTGAAATCGGTTAAATGCTGGGTGGGCACTCCGGGGCCCGCCGAAGTCGAAATCGACGAAGCCAAGGTGAAGTTTATAGTCGATATAGAAAAAGGGCACAAGACGGGTTTTTATCTGGACCAGAGGCGGTCAAGGCTCGCTTTGCGCGCGATAGCAAAAGGTAAAAAAGTCCTGGACCTATTCTGTTATACCGGCGGGTTTTCCATAAATGCCGCTCTGGGCGGAGCAAAAAAGGTTCTCGGCATAGACGTAAAGTCCGACTGGCTTGATTTAGCCCGCAGGAACGCCGCTCTAAACAATGTTTCCGGCGCGATCGACCTGCAGGCCAGCGACGCTTTCAACGCTATTAAAAACATCTGTAATTCCGGTGAAAAATTTGATATCATAGTAGTTGATCCTCCATCATTCTTAAGGAGCAAAAAGGATCTTATAACCGCAGCTAAAGGCTACAAGGAGATAAATACGCTTGCGTTCAAAAGCCTGGCTGACGACGGGGTCTTGTGCACGTTCTCCTGTTCGCACAATATGCCGAATAAGATGTTTTCCGATATAGTAAAAGACGCGGCGGCCTGCGGCGGGAAAAAATTCGTTATATTAAAAAGGTGCAGGCAGGACAAGGATCACCCGATATCCAGAGAAATTCCGGAAACAGAATACTTAAAAGGATATTTCTTAAAGACGGTGCAATGA
- a CDS encoding HD domain-containing protein: MSEVKDKKRNSGVSNAFKLSMVVLLFALTFIRLACALYFPSIEIISDKILLAITLFIVVYLWVKEVRDYHRLLRLHKNLQITNEQLKASEIDTIAALIKAEEEKDGYTRGHSDRVTKISLAIAQEMNLDNEKKRLIERAGILHDIGKIGICDSILCKKEKLTDEEWLVIKSHPDKGDKILEPLKFLPTERDIILSHHERYDGKGYPRGLKGSQIRIEALILAVADAFDAMNSARSYRQPLSKEVITSELEKSRGTQHSAEVVDYFLRLLKKRPELWERQ, encoded by the coding sequence ATGAGCGAAGTAAAAGATAAAAAACGAAATAGCGGTGTCAGTAACGCGTTCAAGCTGTCTATGGTCGTGTTGCTTTTCGCGCTTACATTCATAAGACTTGCCTGCGCGCTGTATTTTCCATCCATAGAAATAATTTCAGATAAAATTCTCCTGGCGATAACATTATTTATAGTTGTATATTTATGGGTAAAAGAAGTAAGGGATTACCATCGCCTGCTTAGGCTGCACAAAAATTTGCAGATTACCAACGAACAATTAAAGGCTTCCGAAATCGACACCATAGCCGCGCTGATAAAAGCCGAAGAAGAAAAAGACGGGTATACCCGCGGCCACTCCGATAGAGTGACTAAAATTTCACTGGCGATAGCCCAAGAGATGAATCTTGATAACGAGAAGAAGAGACTTATCGAACGCGCGGGCATACTGCACGATATAGGCAAGATAGGGATATGTGATTCGATACTGTGTAAAAAAGAAAAGCTGACAGACGAAGAATGGCTCGTTATAAAGAGCCATCCGGATAAGGGCGACAAGATTCTGGAGCCGTTAAAATTTCTGCCCACCGAAAGGGATATAATCTTAAGCCACCACGAACGCTATGACGGGAAAGGCTATCCGCGCGGGCTTAAAGGCAGCCAGATACGCATAGAGGCGCTCATATTAGCGGTAGCCGACGCTTTTGACGCGATGAATTCCGCGCGTTCTTATAGACAGCCGCTTAGCAAAGAAGTTATAACGTCAGAATTGGAAAAATCGCGGGGCACACAACATTCGGCGGAAGTTGTTGACTATTTTTTAAGACTGCTTAAGAAAAGGCCGGAACTCTGGGAGAGGCAATGA
- a CDS encoding PilZ domain-containing protein codes for MKRRIGEILMANGLITRKILDEALAYQQAHGGNITQYLIAHGHIKEEELAKCISIQFGYPYLPLRAYEIPASIAKIVPVAIVKKYWLIPVDKIQNIITLVMADPFDEDALNEVEKATGCKVQPFVGILSDILKAIEKYYGINVGYEDLKKTREKAPLFIAEEKYAGVERRRSLRLRAKIAVHFPLQNEYKKSETKDVSMHGFLFESSNALPIGSVLVMDVELPKDINPYPIPAIVKVARTIELPNKGFDVGVEIIRIAKEDLEKIMNYALSQQTAQR; via the coding sequence ATGAAAAGAAGAATAGGTGAAATTTTAATGGCGAACGGCCTGATAACGAGGAAGATCCTTGACGAGGCGCTTGCTTATCAACAGGCCCACGGAGGCAATATAACCCAATACCTGATAGCTCATGGCCATATAAAAGAGGAAGAACTTGCCAAGTGTATTTCAATTCAATTCGGATATCCGTACCTGCCGCTAAGGGCCTATGAGATACCCGCGAGTATCGCGAAGATAGTACCCGTGGCTATAGTAAAAAAATACTGGCTCATACCGGTAGATAAGATTCAAAATATTATAACGCTTGTCATGGCCGATCCGTTCGACGAGGACGCGCTAAACGAGGTTGAGAAGGCTACCGGGTGCAAGGTGCAGCCGTTTGTGGGCATACTGTCGGATATACTTAAGGCGATAGAAAAATATTACGGTATAAATGTCGGATATGAAGACCTGAAAAAAACCAGGGAAAAAGCCCCGCTTTTTATCGCCGAGGAAAAGTATGCCGGTGTCGAACGCAGAAGATCTCTAAGGTTACGCGCGAAGATAGCCGTGCATTTCCCGCTTCAGAATGAATATAAAAAATCCGAGACAAAAGATGTGAGCATGCATGGATTTTTGTTTGAGTCATCCAACGCGCTTCCGATAGGATCTGTGCTGGTAATGGATGTAGAGCTTCCAAAGGATATAAATCCTTATCCGATACCCGCTATTGTAAAGGTGGCCAGAACCATAGAATTGCCAAACAAAGGTTTTGATGTAGGCGTCGAGATAATCAGGATAGCCAAGGAAGATCTGGAAAAGATTATGAACTACGCTTTGTCGCAGCAAACCGCGCAAAGATAG
- a CDS encoding (deoxy)nucleoside triphosphate pyrophosphohydrolase produces the protein MFYKLYQKIRLFLLYLSGHKRQVAAAVIEKNSKILIAKRRSGDTLGGKWEFPGGKIEPGETPEECLTRELKEEFDVETEVEGFLLSTTFRYFLIPIELLAYKVKHISGEFKANEHDEIMWVSPNEFDSYDLVNADKPIAKVILEAKNTGYKT, from the coding sequence ATGTTTTATAAATTATACCAAAAAATCAGGTTATTTTTACTATACCTATCCGGCCACAAAAGACAAGTTGCGGCGGCTGTGATAGAAAAAAATTCTAAGATACTCATTGCCAAAAGAAGAAGCGGTGACACTCTCGGCGGGAAATGGGAATTCCCCGGAGGAAAGATAGAGCCGGGCGAGACACCGGAAGAATGCCTGACAAGAGAGCTAAAAGAAGAGTTTGATGTAGAGACAGAGGTGGAAGGCTTTTTGTTATCCACGACATTCAGATATTTTCTGATTCCCATAGAATTGCTGGCATACAAAGTTAAGCATATATCAGGCGAGTTTAAAGCGAATGAACACGACGAGATAATGTGGGTATCCCCAAACGAATTCGATAGTTATGATCTTGTCAACGCGGATAAGCCCATAGCCAAAGTAATATTAGAAGCCAAAAATACGGGATATAAAACATAA
- a CDS encoding prepilin-type N-terminal cleavage/methylation domain-containing protein: MTKIRHLAHKKGFTLVEVLIAALIMGIGLISVGAAIYEQFSFVGQIRERVIADMAAQEEIEYIRGLPFNTIINSNTAFPNPSSFSSLLNNNNPSVAVAVDNYLSDPSNNIRRVSVTVSWDSFMGSRLQTNLVTLVTRNGIDRQ, from the coding sequence ATGACGAAGATCAGGCATTTAGCGCATAAAAAAGGTTTTACCCTTGTAGAAGTGCTGATAGCGGCTCTTATAATGGGAATAGGCCTTATTAGTGTTGGGGCCGCTATCTATGAACAATTCTCTTTTGTTGGCCAAATAAGGGAGAGGGTCATCGCGGACATGGCCGCCCAGGAAGAGATCGAATATATTAGAGGGCTGCCGTTCAATACCATTATAAATTCTAATACAGCTTTCCCTAATCCTTCAAGCTTCAGTTCATTATTAAACAATAACAATCCAAGCGTTGCCGTAGCGGTAGACAATTACCTAAGTGATCCTTCAAATAATATTCGCAGGGTTTCCGTTACTGTAAGCTGGGATTCCTTTATGGGCAGTAGATTACAAACAAACCTCGTTACTTTAGTAACGCGTAACGGTATTGACAGACAATGA
- a CDS encoding type IV toxin-antitoxin system AbiEi family antitoxin encodes MNGHTNGTNIFADKATFILRKMLSNPEKKWVTRDFMGDDGVSLGMAQGVLETMAKKGYIERVKRGPDSYALLTNKNELISDWVSEYRFDLNEVDVYYSPDKNILLKLKDYLKDKQYALTLHSGANLITSFVVTDQIDLYFKPENWKKEILELRQQLDLKELVRGGNVRIICPAYKNSVFYGARTIKGCKVVSGLQLYLDLYNFKPRGREHAEYLKKALEEKGKSLYES; translated from the coding sequence ATGAATGGCCATACAAATGGAACGAATATTTTTGCTGATAAGGCGACTTTCATTCTAAGGAAGATGCTGTCTAATCCCGAAAAGAAGTGGGTTACGCGCGACTTTATGGGTGATGACGGGGTAAGCCTTGGAATGGCGCAGGGAGTGCTTGAAACGATGGCGAAGAAGGGCTACATCGAGCGGGTCAAGCGCGGTCCCGATAGCTATGCGCTTCTTACGAATAAAAACGAACTCATTAGCGATTGGGTATCGGAGTATCGGTTTGACCTAAACGAAGTCGATGTTTATTATTCCCCTGATAAGAATATTCTATTGAAGCTTAAGGATTATCTGAAAGATAAACAATACGCGCTCACTCTTCATTCGGGCGCTAACCTGATAACATCTTTTGTGGTTACAGATCAAATCGATCTGTATTTTAAGCCGGAAAACTGGAAGAAAGAGATCCTTGAGTTGCGACAACAGCTTGACTTAAAGGAGCTTGTAAGAGGCGGTAATGTCCGCATTATTTGCCCCGCGTACAAAAATAGCGTATTTTATGGGGCCCGGACAATAAAGGGATGCAAAGTTGTTTCCGGTCTACAGCTTTACCTTGATCTCTACAATTTTAAACCTCGTGGCCGCGAGCACGCGGAATATCTGAAAAAAGCATTGGAAGAGAAGGGGAAGAGCTTGTATGAATCTTGA
- a CDS encoding GSU2403 family nucleotidyltransferase fold protein: MNLEKIEAVFFSVLEDISGYLPDLTLVGGWMPYIYSNFLWKTSVKNPVTTVDIDFGVDQSVTGDYSKTIFETLSPLDYKERHFKMDRPFPVVLYKEKVPVEFITYPTVDIKAIEKMVGQQIQINKIDKFDFLLKHRISINVQGKQKNKSYLINCPSPSAFLYHKGATFIYRENEEKRAKDLYYMYFILRYAPDIDAILKEVSQYREKGHLMDVPDNINKFFERVSSQGCLLIEEENGPDEYIHDVRQDIFDRFNGLKEALKGIGK, translated from the coding sequence ATGAATCTTGAGAAAATCGAAGCCGTATTTTTTAGTGTGCTTGAAGATATCAGCGGTTATCTTCCGGATCTCACGCTTGTCGGAGGATGGATGCCGTACATCTATTCAAATTTTCTTTGGAAAACATCCGTAAAAAATCCAGTAACCACGGTTGATATTGATTTTGGCGTGGATCAATCCGTTACCGGAGATTATTCAAAGACAATTTTTGAAACGCTTTCCCCTTTGGATTACAAAGAGCGTCATTTTAAGATGGATAGGCCGTTTCCTGTAGTGCTCTATAAAGAAAAGGTTCCGGTAGAGTTTATTACTTATCCTACCGTCGATATTAAAGCGATCGAGAAGATGGTGGGTCAGCAAATACAGATAAACAAGATCGATAAATTTGATTTTCTATTAAAACACCGGATCTCGATAAACGTTCAGGGTAAGCAAAAGAACAAAAGCTATCTTATCAATTGCCCAAGCCCATCGGCTTTTTTGTATCACAAGGGAGCGACTTTTATTTATAGGGAGAACGAAGAGAAGCGGGCTAAGGATTTGTACTACATGTACTTCATCTTGCGGTACGCGCCTGACATCGATGCTATTTTGAAGGAAGTATCCCAGTACAGAGAAAAAGGGCATTTAATGGATGTGCCGGATAATATAAATAAGTTCTTCGAAAGAGTTTCAAGTCAAGGGTGCCTTTTGATAGAAGAGGAAAACGGCCCCGATGAATACATTCATGATGTTCGGCAGGACATATTTGATAGATTTAATGGGCTGAAGGAAGCATTAAAAGGGATCGGCAAGTGA